The following is a genomic window from Xenopus laevis strain J_2021 chromosome 2L, Xenopus_laevis_v10.1, whole genome shotgun sequence.
atcgggatggacatcgggtcccctattctggtgcacaaacaagattctgagatgatacaaggcttgtcttaataacagtgtccacaaaatggctcctgcctgcttgctataattttgaaatcccagactgaaggaagcaagattcaaataatttatatagtgtaattaaagttcattttgcttgactaatgtgataaaatctgTCCGGATTGCTGTAGGCCGGGCCGTGCCTCTCGGTTCTCTCTCTGCGAGTGGGAGTAAAAGTCAGCCGATGGAAGAGCACTTTTTACTAAAACGTCTCTCAGGGATCAGTTTAGAATCTTCTATCGGAATGGGGTAGAAATGCCTGAATGTAGAAGTGACTGAAACTCCGGTGAATGCCTGTGAATGAAGACGATACATTTTACCTCTCAGAACCTTGGGATGaccttttttctctattaataacatcggGATCAGCtaccatttttaccggccaggtggcaaccctatctgtacctgtaccagcaacagccaaaaaatccacagtaTTGCAcctaaatatgtacttgtgcaagCAGGAACCAAaatatccacaatattgcctccaaatatttacttgtgcaagcagcattaaaatatccataatattgccTTAAACTTCTGTGTATCTGTGCcaacagccaccatattgccccatttacctgagccagcagcagcagcagccaatcccgcATATTCCCCCCAATAAgtgctgccaccttttctggaaaagccAGCAGCCGCCAAAAATTcgacaatattgcccccaaatatgtacttgtgccagcaggagccaacaatccatcatactgcccccaaatatgtacctgtgccagcggcTGCCAAGAGGGATGTTTAtacatattaaaaggaaattcactggcacacaggtagtaCTAGCAGGGTAAGCCCTTGCTATTTTATTCAATGAATAGCAGCATACaaattgctgtgcaccaggggcTATCTTCTATCCAAGgctagggtgtgcgagtgcattTGCTAATCTTCCAGATGAGAGATCTGGAAGAGAGAGATGTTGATGTCATTGGCAGCCATATTTGTTACTCTGAAGGGAAAAATGGCAGTGGAAATTTGATTTGTCTGTGGTCAGGCAATGTATAGAATGTATAGACTCTGCACATACTGTGCATATAACAGATATGTGTATTGCTTGCAAATAGATGTAATTCCCCAGAATTCCCTTGCTCATTACCAACCCATATAAAACCTGGGAGTAAGGATAAGGAGAAGAGACATAGCTAATATTTGTCATGTAGGCAATTCATGCAAAATGTCTGCAGATGCTGTCTATCGGAAATAACGGACAAGTATATCTGTGTCTCAGTATCAGCTTATATAGAGAGGAGGGGAGGAATGATGATGTCATTGGCAGCCATTTTTGTACTCCAGTCAGGCTCCCAGGCACTTATTCTAAAGGGAAAAATGACAGCGGAGATTTGGTTTTTCTGTGGTCACAGAATGTATACACTCTGCACATACTGTGCACATAACATGGGGTAAAGATAAGGAAAAGAGACACATCTAATTTTTGTCATGTAGGCAATTTGTGCAAAATGTCTGCAGGTGCCAGTGTCTTACAGAAATAACGGACAAGTGTAGCTGTGTCTGCCTGCAGCGGATTTGTAAGTTGCTAATCACTGCCGGACAAGGTTTTCCTCATTGAAGGAGAGAGGGGCAATCTGATGGCCATACATTCCACTGTGCCAtcactgatttattttttagGCAAATTGAGGCACTCTGTGTGCCCACTACCTCCCGAGACCTGTCCCTTGTAATATAAAATGCAACTAAACTTCTAAGGACTACCCCCCAATCTATGAGCATGCGAACAggtaattttgctttaaaaaaaattaggccCCTTCATACATTGACCCTGTACATCGTGGGCTCCTTCTGATGTATTATTTCATGTTGCCACCTATCACTGTTTTggcaaaaaatacaatacaacttTTTAGCAAAAGTTCTGACATCAAAGAAAGGGTTAGCAATCACCACTTATATACAAAGCTTCAGTCCTGCCCACAAGAGTCCTACATTCTATCTGGCAAATCAGATTCTTAGGGTACATAGGGGGTTAAGTAAAAAAATGCACTATTTGCCCAGGAACAGaaaccccatagcaaccagcaaatAGCATTTACCagacacctgtttaaaagcaaacatcttaatagttgctatgagttactgctcctgggaaaacttagtgtcTTTAATTACATTTGGGGGATAGTGACATACAGCAAAACATGTACATTGGGGGTTCCAAGAATGTTGAGTTTAATACTGCCATCCAATTACCTTCAAAACCACACACCTGCCAAATTTCCAATCAGATGGTGCCATCATTAGTATCATAGAACTGCAATTACTTAGACTTAAAGTTCtataggacagggacctccttcctactttgtctcttaatagggatgtagcgaacgtcggaaaaaatgttcgcgaacatgttcgcgaacttccgggcaaaaatgcgaacggttcgcgaacgtcgcgaaccccatagacttcaatgggaaggcgaattttaaaagctagaaaagacatttctggccagaaaaatgattttaaagttgtttaaagggtgcaacgacctggacagtggcatgtcagagggggatcaagggcaaaaatgtttctgaaaaatacattgttgacacagcgctgcgttttgtgctgtaaagggcagaaatcacactacgtcactcaggtgatgtttctggacacggaatgtgaaaaagctcacacagctaggtggcacttggttaaagactgggcaaacaatgcctgcaagggcaacgtatacagtagtggatacggaatatattattgctgcttgaaaaacgtcactcaggtggtgtttctggagacggtattattattgatatttagacagaatgtgaacaagctcacacagctaggtggcagttgtttgaagaacacactgggcaaataatgcctgcaagtgcactactattggtgcactactatgaagaacagcaaacagcactggacacgttaaagaacagtaagataagtaaaataaaaaaatatgtatatgtatattaaaaaaaaaaattactctggttggtgctgaactactaggagcagcacaccagtcccactccccaacacagctagactaatagcactgggctcttatagtagcaaagtaaaaaaacaaaaaagaaaataaaagcagtccttacaaggacttttgggttacaggcagcagtcagcagatgagagatcagcagcagtgcccacagcagctacatacagagcactacagtagaaggtagattactagccagcaaagctacctaacctaaaatgtccctcaaatccctgcagagttctgtccctacaatacagagcagtatcaagtagattactagccagcaaagttactatcaactgtccctcaaatcactaacagctctctccctacactagctcttccaagcacacacaggcagaatgaaaaaacgctgcagggcttcagtttatatatggaaggggagtggtccagggggtgtgggggtggtccaggagggagagcttcctgattggctgccatgtatctgctggtctggggtgagagggcaaaaataagcgccagctaaggcgaacccaaattggcgaacgtcgcgcgacgttcgcgaacattcggcggacgcgaacacccgatgttcgcgcgaattagttcgcgggcgaacagtccgcgacatccctatctcttaacacatagcacttaagctcaatgtccttatataagctctgtgtactATGCATATGTATTGTATCTATgatgtgacttgtcctccctgtgtgtacttttatatattgcacttttatgcattgtacagcgctgcagctccttaacaccactttacaaataaagtacaCAGCAGTTCACCGTGACAAAGGACAAAATAAAtacctggggggggggttcaaaaGTGCTGAGCTTTAGTCTGGCATCTTTCTTCTCCAAAATCACATATCTGCCCATCTGATCAATCAGTACTGTAGCACACACGGTggcaatgggaaaaaaacatttacagttttttaatggtTCTAAGCTTTAATCTGTTATCTGTTTACAACAAACCCATGACTATATGATCAATGAGATTGCACCATTCTAAAATACTGGAGACTTATGCTACAGGGCATTGTATCAAACCTGTATCAACACATGTTTTGCAGTGCagagtgcttttttttaaataaaaaaactatcaTTCTAGAAATGTACCATCACGTTTCCCAGGCAACGCTGGGTGTATCCTCTGCTGTTCACTTTATGAAGGTACCTACAATAGCACAAGCTGACAACTGATGTctatttgcaatttctttttttccagaaggAGGAAACATCCAAAAAAGACCTTGCCTTGAAGAGAAAAGGCCCCTTCCACTAAGGATCACTAGCTACAGTATCCATGCAGTGCTGGGTCAGGGCGGTTTTGGCACGGTAAGTGATTGCATTCCCAAAAAGGTTATCTGTTTTTATCTGCAATTGAATTTAGAGGTAAACATGAGAATCAATGCATGATTCTATATTGATTTGTACAAGCTAAATGTAAAGGCTATAGGCTCACATTTAAACCCAAATGAAAAACCATGTACTTTGTGTGCCCTTTAGCACTATTAGTAATAATACCTGTGCCTATACACACTCTTTAACATTGGCACATCAGTGCACTGGTTCAAGCCGCTACTCTCAGGCCTCtcttgcaaaactgcacattgtACTTGTACTTGAGTCTTTATAAAAGGACTCTGTCAAAGATTTTCTCTTCCTTTTGTCTCACTAATTCtcaatttattaatgacctttcaAGCCCGTCAGTCCTGACAGAATTATTCGGCTGCTAGAAAAGATACCCTAATCCAATTATTTCGAAGTTGTGTGGGCTAAAGGCAGGAAGGGGACAATTTTAAAAGGGGTTGgtcactttggggcaaattcgccAATGTGACGTCATtacgttacttcgccaatttactaatgggtgctggtgtaaattcgctagcgaagtggagcTACTccagcgctacttcacacccttacgccaggtgaagttgcgctatggcgaagggatgtaacttgcgcattttactgaacgttacctcttgtgccagaatttactttgccaggtcagaccaggcgaagtttaATACAaaagataggagtttgtcaaaaaatagttgaaattttttcgaagtcccaaaaaacgctggtgtcttttacttttttaagggtgattgtataaaaaatagcgtacatttttttgggggtaccctccttccccctacatttgctaacacaTGGCAATTCAACGATAGAgtgggcaatatttatttattttatttttttaggtttaatgggcttgtgtagtgtaatgtagttgctgcagcatatacgtccattatattttaactttgcgccgtatgcaaattagacatcgatagcgtaactttgctttgcctgaTGAAGtaatggtagcgcaacttcgctaccattcgcctccctgagcacaacttcgcattttagtgaatttgcgtagtgctggcgaaaatatgacaagcgaagtgtggcgaagctgttactggcgcaactttggatgttagtgaatttgcccctttgtgtttacttttagtatgatgtagaaagtgatattctgatattttgcaataggttaaatttataaaataaatctataaaaaactataaaaaataaataattcaattgcttagaatcggccattctataacatacttaaaagatgaaccacccctttaaagttgaatgctTATTAACTACTTTGAAATGTCTTGAGCAATAGAAGAGTGAGTTTCTAGCAAATGTTAAACCCATAAGTCTGTACATCTTCACTCTAAACATTCAATCCAATATTCGCTCACCCAGTTTATTTAAAATGGCCCTAATAATATGGCCAATCCTAACAGACTTTACTTGCCATAATAGTAGTCGGGTGGGCCAAGTTGACCTTGGCCGGCCTCCCTGGGGGTGTGGTGACAAGAGAAGAGAGTGCCAGTGGAAGCAGGGGAACCTGGCCTAGTGGTAGGCAAAAGAGTATTTTAAAGGTACCTGtccagcgcccccccccccacattatcgCACCCTTCTGTTGCCTACCACGAGTTCCAGGCCTGATAGTAGTAGTTATATTTGCCATTAAGTTACAAGGTGTTGGTTTTGCAGCCTACAATATAACAGATTGGAATTTACATTGCCACAGAAGCAAACATATTAGTCGTCCCAGAATCATTTAGTTGCTGTGTCCCAAGAAGGGACCCTCTGAtcatttatcttttctttttcctttgccAGGTAATGTTGGCAACTTGTTCCAACAGGAGAAAACCGGTAGCCATGAAGGTGATAGACAAAGCCGAGGATGAAAGATCTATTGTCAAGGAGGTGCGACTAATGAGGATGGCTTCTGGATGCCCATTCCTCTGTCACGCGCATGCAGCTTTCCAAACAAAGGTAAAGAACAGCGCCaagaaaattgtgcaaaaaaaaataaccccatgGTTTGTCCAACTGATCTGTGTTTCACTTTCTTCCTCTTTGTCTCTGTAACCAGCTGACTGCATGCATTGTGATGGAGTATGCCAGTGGAAACAGCTTGAAGAAATTCATTAAGGGCACAGGGAAACTGAAGACGGACGATATTATGTAAGTGACTCACTGTATGTACAGGAATGTGGGGACGATGGTACATGAGAGAGATTTCATAATTATCTATAGTTTCATACAGAAAGATTAGGATTGTTTTTGCTTAAAGATATGTGCCAACATAGCAAAAAACGTTTCCTTTCTCCTGTGGTTCCTTCTTATAAGTTGATTTAAGACCATGtttccattttttgcattttgcactgcaTAGGGCATTGAAAATGACCCCTAATAAATTGCATTAGGACCCTAACTAGTGATTATTTGTCTGTTGAAATACATGCTGATCcctgcaaaacacatttttgggtTTTTATGCTTGGAAGAAACATGCCAGCACACCTGAACCTTTCACTCGTCAcacttttataattatattttattatgagtCTGACCAATAGAAGCTCACATGGGGCTATTCTTGGTCAATGCTGCTACTGAGACCCACTGGTCAGTAACTAGAGTACTGGATATTATAGTACAGTGTAAGCACACTTATGGTGGTGAAGAAAGAATGTTACAAAAAGTATATAAGGAAATTTATTTATTCAGTGTGAGAATGCCAACTGGCTGacttttgtttaatttttcaatttgcaAAGATTCTACGCAGCAGAGATCATATGCGGCCTGCAGTTCCTCCACGCCAACGGGATTGTCCATCGGTAAGTAAAATGTATCCAATACGCTGCTATTATTTTTCTGtaacatttatttcttcttctacagGTTCAACTTTGGGGGCCTTATAGACTGGCAGTAGACACAATTAGAGAAAAATTAGTCAGTgttgtatttattttagaaagAATGGGCCAAGAAGTTTAAACCCCAGATATAATCAATCATGTGTgatactactattattattattattattatatatattcatagcATAGTCACaacactgtataataaaaatacaaatattgaccAATAAAGGTGGTAATAAGGATTCTGCtgttagagcttacaatctgtatCTGGGCATATATTAACCTATCCACTGGGCATCAGCAATATTTCCTGTTaacattcactatatatatccatatccatCTCTTCTATATAAGAACAAAACTATAACTCCTCCATACCATTAAAAGGGAATTTGTATCCTGCTTTCTCTGCTCTACAATTTTTGGATTCATCTTTAGCATTCCTGAAAGAGGTGTTATAATGTGGGTCACTCATGTTTTATAGTCAGGAGTTAATAGGCTTCAAGGATGGGGATCATCTTCTACCCCCCAGTGTTTGTTCTTTCCAACCCCATTAGAATTTCCTAAAACTTAATCTCTTCCTTGCAGGGACATCAAACTGGATAACATCCTGTTGACCGGCGAGGGACACATAAAGATCTTCGACTTTG
Proteins encoded in this region:
- the LOC121399638 gene encoding protein kinase C delta type-like, with the protein product MLATCSNRRKPVAMKVIDKAEDERSIVKEVRLMRMASGCPFLCHAHAAFQTKLTACIVMEYASGNSLKKFIKGTGKLKTDDIIFYAAEIICGLQFLHANGIVHRDIKLDNILLTGEGHIKIFDFGLAVEGMFGQRKVKGKAGTLKYMAPEVSCSE